One genomic region from Alosa alosa isolate M-15738 ecotype Scorff River chromosome 12, AALO_Geno_1.1, whole genome shotgun sequence encodes:
- the LOC125304477 gene encoding myosin heavy chain, fast skeletal muscle-like: MGDGEMAQFGAAAIYLRKPEKERIEAQSKPFDAKTACYVVDKEDLYVKGTIKKREGGKVVVETLETKEERTVKEDEVFPLNPPKYDKIEDMAMMTHLNEASVLYNLKERYAAWMIYTYSGLFCVTVNPYKWLPVYDQAVVNAYRGKKRVEAPPHIFSVSDNAFQFMLQDRENQSVLITGESGAGKTVNTKRVIQYFATIAVSGGKKAEPPASSGKIKGSLEDQIIAANPLLEAYGNAKTVRNDNSSRFGKFIRIHFGTSGKLASADIETYLLEKSRVTFQLPDERGYHIFFQMMTNHKPEIIEMSLITANPYDFPMCSQGQIAVASIDDKEELDATDDAIDILGFSNEEKVTIYKLTGAVLHHGNMKFKQKQREEQAEPDGTEDADKVAYLLGLNSADMLKALCYPRVKVGNEFVTKGQTVPQVNNAVSALSKSIYERMFLWMVIRINQMLDTKQPRQFFIGVLDIAGFEIFDFNSMEQLCINFTNEKLQQFFNHHMFVLEQEEYKKQGIVWELIDFGMDLAACIELIEKPMGIFAILEEECMFPKASDTTFKNKLYDQHLGKTKAFEKPKPAKGKAEAHFSLVHYAGTVDYNVGGWLDKNKDPLNDSVVQLYQKSGVKLLPVLYPPVVEESGGGKKKKKGGSMQTVSSQFRENLGKLMTNLRSTHPHFVRCLIPNEIKKPGLMQNFLVIHQLRCNGVLEGIRICRKGFPSRILYGDFKQRYKVLNASVIPDGQFIDNKKAAEKLLGSIDVDHTQYMFGHTKVFFKAGLLGTLEEMRDEKLAALVTMTQALCRAYLMRREFVKMMERREAIYTIQYNIRSFMNVKTWPWMKVYYKIKPLLKSAETEKELANLKENYEKLKDVHAKVEAKKKELEEKMVALVQERNDLALQVASGNEGLNDAEERCEGLIKSKIQLEAKLKETTERLEDEEEINAELTAKKRKLEDECSELKKDIDDLELTLAKVEKEKHATENKVKNLTEEMASQDESIAKLTKEKKALQEAHQQTLDDLQAEEDKVNTLTKSKTKLEQQVDDLEGSLEQEKKLRMDLERAKRKLEGDLKLAQENIMDLENDKQQSEEKLKKKDFETSQLLSKIEDEQSLGAQLQKKIKELQARIEELEEEIEAERAARAKVEKQRADLSRELEEISERLEEAGGATAAQIEMNKKREAEFQKLRRDLEESTLQHEATAAALRKKQADSVAELGEQIDNLQRVKQKLEKEKSEYKMEIDDLASNMEAVAKAKGNLEKMCRTLEDQLSETKAKSDEAARQVNDLSAQRARLQTENGELGRQVEEKDALVSQLTRSKQAFTQQIEELKRLNEEEVKAKNALAHAVQSARHDCDLLREQFEEEQEAKAELQRGMSKANSEVAQWRTKYETDAIQRTEELEESKKKLAQRLQEAEEQIEAVNSKCASLDKTKQRLQGEVEDLMIDVERANGLAANLDKKQRNFDKVLAEWKQKYEEGQAELEGAQKEARTLSTELFKMKNSYEESLDHLETLKRENKNLQQEISDLTEQLGETGKSIHELEKAKKTVETEKAEIQTALEEAEGTLEHEESKILRVQLELNQVKGEVDRKLAEKDEEMEQIKRNSQRVIDSMQSTLDSEVRSRNDALRIKKKMEGDLNEMEIQLSHANRQAAESQKQLRNVQGQLKDAQLHLDDAVRGQEDGKEQVAMVERRNTLMVAEIEELRAALEQTERGRKVAEQELVDASERVGLLHSQNTSLINTKKKLEADLVQVQSEVDDIVQEARNAEDKAKKAITDAAMMAEELKKEQDTSSHLERMKKNLEVTVKDLQHRLDEAENLAMKGGKKQLQKLESRVRELEGEVENEQRRGVDAVKGVRKYERRVKELTYQTEEDKKNVTRLQDLVDKLQLKVKAYKRQAEEAEEQANGYLSKFRKVQHELEEAEERADIAESQVNKLRAKSRDSGKGKEAAE; this comes from the exons ACAGGGAGAATCAGTCTGTCCTGATCAC CGGAGAATCTGGTGCTGGAAAGACTGTAAACACCAAGCGTGTCATCCAGTACTTTGCAACAATTGCAGTGTCTGGTGGCAAGAAAGCAGAGCCACCAGCCAGCAGTGGAAAAATTAAG GGCTCTCTTGAAGACCAGATCATTGCCGCCAACCCACTGCTGGAAGCTTATGGTAATGCCAAGACTGTGAGGAATGACAATTCTTCACGTTTT GGTAAATTCATCAGAATTCACTTTGGCACTTCTGGAAAACTGGCTAGTGCTGATATTGAGACTT ACCTGTTGGAGAAGTCTAGAGTGACATTCCAGCTTCCTGATGAGAGAGGCTACCACATCTTCTTCCAGATGATGACCAACCACAAGCCTGAAATTATAG AAATGTCCCTCATCACTGCCAACCCCTATGACTTCCCAATGTGCAGTCAGGGTCAGATCGCTGTGGCCAGCATTGATGACAAAGAGGAGTTGGATGCCACAGAT GATGCCATTGACATCCTGGGTTTCAGTAATGAGGAGAAAGTCACCATTTACAAGCTGACTGGTGCTGTGCTCCATCATGGCAACATGAAATTCAAGCAGAAGCAGCGTGAAGAGCAGGCTGAGCCTGATGGCACTGAGG ATGCTGACAAAGTCGCTTACCTCCTGGGCCTGAACTCTGCTGACATGCTGAAGGCTCTGTGCTACCCAAGAGTGAAAGTCGGAAATGAGTTTGTCACCAAGGGTCAGACTGTACCACAG GTCAATAACGCAGTGTCGGCCTTGTCCAAGTCCATCTATGAGAGGATGTTCTTGTGGATGGTCATCCGTATAAACCAGATGTTGGACACTAAACAGCCAAGGCAGTTCTTTATTGGTGTGCTGGATATTGCTGGCTTTGAGATTTTCGAT TTCAACAGCATGGAGCAGCTGTGTATCAACTTCACCAATGAGAAATTACAACAGTTCTTCAACCACCACATGTTCGTTCTGGAGCAAGAGGAGTACAAGAAACAGGGCATTGTTTGGGAGTTAATTGACTTTGGCATGGACTTGGCCGCTTGCATTGAGCTTATAGAAAAG CCTATGGGTATCTTTGCCATCCTTGAAGAGGAGTGCATGTTCCCCAAGGCCTCTGACACCACTTTCAAGAACAAGCTGTATGATCAGCATCTTGGCAAGACTAAGGCCTTTGAGAAGCCCAAGCCTGCTAAAGGCAAGGCTGAGGCCCACTTCTCCCTGGTGCACTATGCAGGCACTGTGGACTACAATGTTGGTGGATGGCTGGACAAGAACAAGGATCCACTGAACGATTCTGTTGTGCAGTTGTACCAGAAATCGGGAGTAAAACTCCTGCCTGTCTTGTACCCACCTGTTGTTGAGG AGTCTGGTGGtggtaagaagaagaagaagggtgGCTCCATGCAGACTGTGTCATCACAGTTCAGG GAGAACTTGGGCAAACTGATGACCAACTTGAGGAGCACCCATCCTCACTTTGTGCGTTGTCTGATTCCAAATGAAATTAAGAAACCAG GTCTGATGCAGAACTTCCTGGTCATCCACCAGCTCAGGTGCAATGGTGTGCTGGAGGGTATCAGAATCTGCAGAAAGGGTTTCCCAAGCAGAATCCTCTATGGTGACTTCAAGCAGAG ATACAAAGTGCTGAATGCCAGTGTGATCCCTGATGGTCAATTCATTGATAACAAGAAGGCTGCTGAGAAGCTCTTGGGATCCATTGATGTTGATCACACCCAGTACATGTTTGGACACACAAAG GTGTTCTTCAAAGCTGGCCTGCTGGGTACCCTTGAGGAGATGCGAGATGAGAAACTGGCTGCCCTGGTCACAATGACTCAGGCTCTCTGCCGTGCATACCTGATGAGGAGGGAGTTTGTCAAGATGATGGAAAGAAg GGAGGCTATCTACACCATCCAGTACAATATACGCTCATTCATGAATGTCAAGACCTGGCCATGGATGAAGGTTTACTACAAGATCAAGCCCCTACTGAAGAgtgctgaaactgaaaaggaGCTGGCCAACCTGAAGGAGAACTATGAGAAACTCAAAGATGTCCATGCAAAGGTTGAGGCCAAGAAGAAGGAACTCGAGGAGAAGATGGTGGCTCTGGTGCAAGAGAGGAATGACCTGGCACTGCAAGTGGCATCC GGAAATGAGGGTCTCAATGATGCAGAGGAGAGGTGTGAGGGTCTTATCAAAAGTAAGATCCAGCTCGAGGCCAAGCTCAAAGAGACAACTGAGAGactggaggatgaagaggaaatCAATGCTGAGCTGACTGCCAAGAAGAGGAAACTGGAAGATGAGTGCTCTGAGCTCAAGAAGGACATTGATGATCTGGAGCTGACTTTGGCCAAAGTGGAGAAGGAGAAACATGCCACCGAGAACAAG GTCAAGAACCTAACTGAAGAGATGGCCTCCCAGGATGAGTCGATTGCTAAGCTAACAAAGGAGAAGAAAGCCCTCCAAGAGGCCCATCAGCAGACTCTTGATGATCTTCAAGCAGAGGAAGACAAAGTCAACACTCTGACCAAATCCAAGACTAAGCTTGAACAGCAAGTGGATGAT CTTGAGGGTTCCCTGGAGCAAGAAAAGAAGCTCCGTATGGACCTCGAGAGAGCCAAAAGAAAACTTGAGGGTGATCTGAAGCTGGCCCAAGAGAACATCATGGATCTGGAGAATGACAAGCAACAGTCTGAGGAGAAGCTGAAGAA GAAGGACTTTGAAACAAGCCAACTTCTTAGCAAGATTGAAGATGAACAATCGCTGGGTGCTCAGCTGCAGAAGAAGATCAAGGAGCTTCAG GCCCGCATTGAGGAACTAGAGGAAGAGATTGAGGCTGAGCGTGCAGCTCGTGCCAAGGTTGAGAAGCAGAGAGCTGATCTCTCCAGGGAACTTGAGGAAATCAGTGAAAGGCTTGAGGAGGCTGGTGGTGCTACTGCTGCTCAAATTGAGATGAACAAGAAGCGTGAGGCTGAGTTCCAGAAGCTGCGTCGAGATCTTGAGGAGTCCACCCTGCAGCATGAAGCCACTGCTGCAGCTCTCCGCAAGAAGCAGGCCGATAGCGTGGCTGAGCTGGGAGAGCAGATTGACAACCTCCAACGTGTCAAGCAGAAGCttgagaaagaaaagagtgaATACAAGATGGAAATTGATGATCTCGCCAGCAACATGGAAGCTGTTGCTAAAGCTAAG GGAAATCTGGAGAAGATGTGCCGCACCCTTGAGGACCAACTCAGTGAAACCAAGGCCAAGAGTGATGAGGCTGCCCGTCAGGTCAATGACCTCAGTGCTCAGAGAGCAAGACTTCAAACTGAAAATGGTGAGCTTGGCCGCCAGGTTGAGGAAAAGGATGCTCTTGTGTCTCAGTTGACCAGAAGCAAACAGGCCTTCACTCAACAAATTGAGGAGCTGAAGAGACTGAATGAGGAGGAGGTCAAG GCCAAGAACGCCCTGGCCCATGCTGTTCAGTCTGCACGCCATGACTGCGACCTCCTGAGGGAGCAGtttgaggaagagcaggaggctAAAGCTGAACTTCAGCGTGGCATGTCCAAGGCCAACAGCGAGGTTGCTCAGTGGAGGACCAAGTATGAAACTGATGCCATCCAGCGTACTGAGGAGCTTGAGGAGTCCAA AAAAAAGCTTGCCCAGCGTCTGCAGGAGGCTGAGGAGCAAATCGAGGCTGTCAACTCCAAGTGTGCCTCTCTGGATAAGACCAAGCAGAGACTCCAGGGTGAGGTTGAGGACCTCATGATTGATGTGGAGAGAGCCAATGGTCTAGCTGCCAACCTTGACAAGAAGCAAAGAAACTTTGACAAG GTCCTGGCAGAATGGAAGCAGAAGTACGAGGAGGGTCAGGCAGAGTTGGAGGGTGCCCAGAAAGAGGCTCGTACCCTCAGCACTGAACTGTTCAAGATGAAGAACTCCTATGAGGAGTCTCTTGACCACCTGGAGACCCTGAAGAGGGAGAACAAGAATTTGCAAC AGGAGATCTCGGACCTGACTGAGCAGCTTGGTGAGACTGGAAAGAGCATCCATGAGCTGGAGAAGGCCAAGAAGACTGTAGAAACTGAAAAGGCTGAGATCCAGACAGCCCTGGAGGAGGCTGAG GGAACTCTTGAGCATGAGGAGTCCAAGATTCTTCGTGTCCAACTTGAACTCAACCAGGTCAAGGGTGAGGTTGACAGGAAACTTGCAGAAAAGGATGAGGAGATGGAGCAAATCAAGAGGAACAGCCAGAGGGTGATTGATTCCATGCAGAGCACTTTGGACTCTGAGGTCAGGAGCAGAAATGATGCCCTGAGAAtcaagaagaagatggagggagacctCAATGAGATGGAAATTCAGCTGAGCCATGCTAACCGCCAGGCTGCTGAGTCCCAAAAACAACTGAGAAATGTGCAGGGTCAACTCAAG GATGCCCAACTGCATCTTGATGATGCTGTCAGAGGACAAGAAGACGGGAAGGAGCAGGTTGCCATGGTGGAGCGCAGGAACACCCTGATGGTGGCTGAGATTGAGGAGCTCAGAGCTGCCctggagcagacagagagaggccgtAAAGTGGCTGAACAGGAGCTGGTTGATGCCAGTGAGCGTGTTGGCCTTCTGCACTCTCAG AACACAAGTCTGATTAACACCAAGAAGAAGCTTGAGGCTGACCTGGTTCAGGTCCAAAGTGAGGTTGATGACATTGTCCAGGAGGCTAGAAATGCTGAGGACAAGGCCAAGAAAGCCATCACTGAT GCTGCCATGATGGCAGAGGAGCTGAAGAAGGAGCAGGACACCAGTTCTCATCTGGAGAGGATGAAGAAGAACCTGGAGGTCACTGTGAAGGATCTGCAGCACCGCCTGGATGAGGCTGAGAATCTGGCCATGAAGGGTGGCAAGAAACAACTCCAGAAACTGGAGTCCAGG GTTCGTGAGCTGGAAGGTGAGGTTGAGAATGAACAACGACGTGGTGTTGATGCTGTCAAGGGAGTCCGCAAATACGAGAGGAGGGTGAAGGAACTCACCTATCAG acTGAGGAGGACAAGAAGAATGTCACCAGACTGCAAGACCTGGTTGACAAGTTGCAGCTGAAGGTCAAAGCCTACAAGAGGCAGGCTGAGGAAGCT GAGGAGCAAGCCAACGGCTACTTGTCCAAGTTCAGGAAAGTTCAGCATGAGCTAGAGGAGGCTGAGGAGCGTGCTGACATTGCTGAATCCCAGGTCAACAAGTTGAGAGCAAAGAGCCGTGATTCTGGAAAG GGCAAGGAGGCTGCAGAGTAA